The following are from one region of the Myxococcales bacterium genome:
- a CDS encoding pyruvate carboxylase translates to MDSTGPRQFQRVLVANRSEIAIRIFRACSELGIRTLGVFSKEDRAALHRYKADETYPLDERLEPLKAYLDIEGIVAIARRNGADAIHPGYGFLSENADFARACADAGIVFIGPPASVLELMGDKTAARKCAQALNIPVVPGTDEPLPDADTASRLAAEIGYPVILKASFGGGGRGMRVCRHDGELRAFLEQAGREARAAFGRGDIFLEKYVESPKHIEVQVLADAHGSVVHLYERDCSIQRRHQKVVEIAPSPRLDPALRDRLCEDAVRLASASGYVNAGTVEFLVDKAGRPYFIEMNPRVQVEHTVTEMVTGIDIVKSQIRIAEGHPLASREIGLPAQAAVSVRGFAIQSRITTEDPANGFIPDYGRISHYRSAAGFGIRLDAGVAFSGAEITPYYDSLLVKVCAQGLTYDDACRKMERALAEWRVRGVKTNIPFLRNVLKHPKFRAGEATTTFIDDTPELLEFPERFDRATKLLQFVGEVSVNGNPEIKGKSKPALLRKPVVPAYDPDAPIPQGSRDLWKTLGSERFSAWMREQKPLLLTDTTFRDAHQSLLATRLRTHDMTRVAPAVARQLSGLFSLEMWGGATFDVAMRFLHEDPWERLDLLRVQIPNVLFQMLLRGANAVGYTNYPDNVVEAFVKQAAAGGIDIFRIFDSLNWLPGILPAVEMVRNAGALAEAAICYTGNIDDPKRSRYDLTYYVNMAKELEKAGANILGIKDMAGLLRPYAARRLVKALKDEVGLPIHLHTHDTAGIQAGTLLFAAESGVDVVDAAFGALSSLTSQPNLESVVAALAFQERDTKLDFDTLVNFTYYWEEVRNYYAAFESGLKASSADVYIHEIPGGQYSNLRPQAEAMNLGHRLPELKRMYAVVNEILGDIVKVTPSSKIVGDLALFMLTNNLTAQDLVERGKDLSFPESVIGYFAGEIGQPPGGFPEPLRQVVLKGRPVKEGRPGDSLPPIDLETTRTEVEKKTGRPASDRDVLSYLMYPKVFTDFAEFRKAFSDVSVVPTDVMFYGLRVGEEAEIEIEKGKTLFIKLVAISEPNEHAMRTVFFELNGHPREVQVFDQTLGIERAVRPKADPSNLHHLGAPMPGTVIEVKVNPGDAVAEGDKLVVLEAMKMEMTVASPLAGVIKEIAVKARDRVDGGDLLVVFK, encoded by the coding sequence ATGGATTCCACCGGTCCTCGTCAATTCCAGCGCGTGCTCGTGGCGAACCGCAGCGAGATCGCCATCCGCATCTTCCGCGCGTGTTCCGAGCTCGGTATCCGCACGTTGGGCGTCTTCAGCAAAGAGGACCGCGCCGCCCTTCACCGCTACAAAGCCGACGAAACTTACCCCCTCGACGAGAGGCTGGAACCCCTCAAGGCTTACCTCGACATCGAGGGCATCGTGGCCATCGCGCGACGCAACGGTGCGGACGCGATCCACCCCGGGTACGGCTTTCTCTCGGAGAACGCCGATTTTGCCCGGGCCTGCGCCGACGCGGGCATCGTGTTCATCGGGCCGCCGGCCTCGGTGCTGGAGCTCATGGGCGACAAAACCGCCGCCCGCAAATGTGCCCAGGCGCTGAACATCCCCGTGGTGCCCGGCACCGACGAGCCGCTGCCGGACGCCGACACCGCATCCAGGCTGGCGGCGGAGATCGGCTACCCCGTCATCTTGAAGGCCTCGTTCGGCGGGGGTGGGCGTGGCATGCGCGTGTGCCGCCACGACGGCGAGCTGCGCGCCTTCCTCGAACAAGCCGGGCGCGAAGCGCGGGCGGCGTTTGGGCGCGGCGACATTTTCCTCGAAAAATACGTCGAGAGCCCCAAGCACATCGAAGTTCAGGTGCTGGCGGACGCCCACGGCAGCGTGGTGCACCTTTACGAACGCGACTGCTCCATCCAGCGCCGTCACCAAAAAGTCGTGGAGATCGCGCCCTCGCCGCGGCTCGACCCGGCCCTGCGCGATCGGCTCTGTGAAGACGCCGTGCGCTTGGCCTCGGCCAGCGGCTACGTCAACGCCGGAACGGTGGAGTTCCTCGTCGACAAGGCGGGTCGCCCCTACTTCATCGAGATGAACCCCCGTGTTCAGGTCGAGCACACCGTGACCGAGATGGTCACGGGCATCGACATCGTGAAGTCGCAGATTCGCATCGCCGAGGGTCACCCCCTTGCCAGCCGGGAGATCGGCCTCCCCGCGCAGGCAGCCGTTTCGGTGCGGGGCTTCGCCATCCAAAGCCGCATCACCACCGAAGATCCCGCGAACGGCTTCATCCCCGACTACGGCCGCATCAGCCACTATCGCTCGGCCGCGGGCTTCGGCATTCGCCTCGACGCCGGCGTGGCGTTTTCCGGCGCCGAAATCACCCCGTACTACGATTCCTTGCTCGTCAAAGTCTGCGCGCAGGGCCTCACCTACGACGACGCCTGCCGCAAGATGGAGCGCGCCCTCGCCGAGTGGCGCGTCCGCGGCGTGAAGACGAACATTCCCTTCCTGCGCAACGTGCTCAAGCACCCGAAGTTCCGCGCGGGCGAAGCCACCACCACCTTCATCGACGATACACCAGAGCTGCTGGAGTTCCCCGAGCGCTTCGATCGCGCCACCAAGCTGCTGCAGTTCGTGGGCGAGGTGAGCGTCAACGGCAATCCCGAGATCAAGGGCAAATCCAAGCCTGCGCTCCTGCGCAAGCCGGTGGTTCCCGCTTACGACCCCGACGCCCCCATTCCGCAGGGCAGCCGCGACCTGTGGAAGACGCTGGGCTCGGAGCGCTTCAGCGCGTGGATGCGAGAGCAAAAGCCGCTGTTGCTCACGGACACCACGTTCCGCGACGCCCACCAGTCGCTACTCGCCACGCGGCTTCGCACCCATGATATGACCCGCGTGGCGCCCGCAGTGGCGCGACAGCTAAGCGGCTTGTTCTCCCTCGAAATGTGGGGCGGTGCCACCTTCGACGTGGCCATGCGCTTTTTGCACGAAGATCCCTGGGAGAGACTCGATCTGCTGAGGGTCCAGATCCCGAACGTGCTTTTCCAGATGCTCCTGCGGGGCGCAAATGCCGTGGGCTACACGAACTACCCCGATAACGTCGTCGAGGCCTTCGTGAAGCAGGCCGCGGCCGGTGGCATCGACATCTTTCGCATCTTCGATTCGCTCAACTGGCTGCCCGGCATTTTGCCCGCCGTCGAGATGGTGCGCAACGCGGGGGCGCTCGCCGAGGCAGCGATCTGTTACACGGGCAACATCGATGACCCGAAGCGCTCGCGCTACGACCTCACGTACTACGTGAACATGGCCAAGGAGCTCGAGAAGGCGGGCGCCAACATCCTTGGCATCAAGGACATGGCTGGCTTGCTCCGGCCTTACGCCGCGCGGCGCCTCGTCAAGGCCCTCAAGGACGAGGTGGGCCTGCCCATTCACCTGCACACGCACGACACCGCCGGCATTCAAGCTGGCACGCTGCTCTTCGCGGCCGAGTCCGGTGTGGACGTGGTGGACGCGGCCTTTGGCGCGCTCTCCTCGCTCACATCTCAACCAAACTTGGAATCCGTGGTTGCAGCGCTCGCGTTCCAGGAGCGGGACACGAAGCTCGACTTCGACACCCTCGTCAACTTCACGTATTACTGGGAAGAAGTTCGCAACTACTACGCCGCGTTCGAGAGCGGTCTCAAGGCAAGCTCGGCCGACGTCTACATCCACGAGATACCCGGGGGCCAGTACAGCAACCTGAGACCTCAGGCCGAAGCCATGAACCTGGGACATCGCTTGCCCGAGCTCAAGCGCATGTATGCGGTGGTCAACGAGATCCTGGGGGACATCGTCAAAGTGACCCCGTCGTCGAAGATCGTGGGCGACCTGGCGCTGTTCATGCTCACGAACAACCTCACCGCCCAAGATCTCGTGGAGCGTGGCAAAGACCTCTCGTTCCCTGAATCCGTGATCGGGTACTTCGCGGGCGAGATCGGACAGCCCCCGGGAGGCTTCCCCGAACCTCTGCGCCAGGTGGTTCTCAAGGGGCGCCCCGTCAAAGAAGGGCGACCCGGTGACAGCCTGCCCCCCATCGATCTCGAAACGACGCGCACCGAGGTGGAGAAGAAAACGGGGCGCCCGGCTTCGGACAGAGACGTGCTGTCTTATCTCATGTACCCGAAGGTCTTCACGGACTTCGCCGAGTTCCGCAAGGCCTTCAGCGATGTCTCCGTGGTGCCCACCGACGTGATGTTCTACGGGCTGCGCGTCGGCGAAGAGGCCGAGATCGAGATCGAAAAGGGCAAGACCCTGTTCATCAAGTTGGTGGCCATCAGTGAGCCCAACGAGCACGCCATGCGCACCGTGTTCTTCGAGCTCAATGGGCACCCGCGCGAGGTGCAGGTGTTCGACCAAACGCTGGGCATCGAGCGGGCCGTACGCCCCAAGGCCGACCCCAGCAACTTGCATCATCTCGGCGCACCGATGCCCGGCACCGTCATCGAGGTCAAGGTAAATCCTGGTGACGCGGTGGCAGAGGGCGACAAGTTGGTCGTGCTCGAGGCCATGAAAATGGAGATGACCGTGGCCAGCCCTCTTGCGGGGGTCATCAAGGAGATTGCGGTCAAGGCGCGGGATCGTGTGGACGGCGGCGACCTTCTGGTGGTGTTCAAGTAA
- a CDS encoding cytochrome-c peroxidase, whose product MRALATRLRFVGRQSLVLVGGIGLSLAACSGSAPLPSPGDEPAQPPGPPIGAPDQPDLGDVVQANVVPPPISGGTLLMLRDGHTAVAADPDRDKVFVADVRTKQLLATIPLTPGSEPGRAVEDAEGQVHVVLRNAGTLLTLQAGTWAVAGSRQVCPAPRGVAFDGRALWVACAGGELVQLASASGGTTRVFKLDRDLRDVAVMGGRLVVSRFRSAEMLTVDPSDGKVLGRTAAPGSTASTQPGFFKTPDSQLRETPRAADPGVAWRLRETGDGGLVMIHQEASNGPLSLTPGGYGGGVCGGAIAAAITTVDKDGAVHTSGQVMFGTLPVDVAVSPGGHQVAMVFAGNGGKMARETSVMRTDVDLLVGDCVPPGAPDLPLDPADTAPDGQGGSGGQGGGGGQGGGGDVTLPAPDPVEAVANKHPVAVAFDQEGRLVVQSREPAVLTILGPNGGDISLSKESRADSGVEVFHMATNAGLACASCHPEGGDDGRVWAFETLGMRRTQTLRVGQISQTAPFHWDGDMKDLSTLMHEVFNGRMQGPSLDTPHVNALARFMDKLAPVAASHPADLAAVERGRLLFNDAKVGCATCHGGDRLSNNQTFDVGTGRAVQVPSLRGIAEHAPFMHTGCAKTLRERFDPSCGGGDKHGITSHLSATQLDDLVSFMETL is encoded by the coding sequence ATGCGCGCTCTCGCCACCAGGTTGCGGTTCGTCGGTCGTCAGTCCCTGGTTCTGGTGGGGGGCATCGGGCTGTCCCTCGCGGCCTGCTCTGGCAGCGCGCCGCTGCCGTCCCCCGGGGACGAGCCTGCCCAGCCGCCCGGTCCCCCCATCGGGGCGCCCGACCAGCCCGACCTCGGGGACGTGGTCCAGGCGAACGTGGTGCCCCCCCCGATCTCGGGCGGCACCTTGCTCATGCTTCGTGACGGGCACACGGCCGTGGCCGCCGATCCCGATCGCGACAAGGTCTTCGTGGCCGACGTACGCACGAAGCAGCTGCTGGCCACCATCCCTCTCACCCCGGGCAGCGAACCCGGGCGGGCCGTGGAAGACGCCGAGGGCCAGGTCCACGTGGTGCTGCGAAACGCCGGCACGCTGCTCACCCTGCAAGCGGGCACCTGGGCGGTGGCCGGGTCTCGGCAGGTCTGCCCGGCCCCGCGCGGGGTCGCGTTCGATGGCCGCGCGCTGTGGGTGGCGTGCGCCGGCGGTGAGCTCGTCCAGCTGGCGTCCGCATCCGGGGGCACCACACGTGTGTTCAAGCTCGATCGTGACCTCCGCGACGTGGCCGTCATGGGGGGGCGCCTGGTGGTGTCCCGCTTCCGCTCCGCCGAAATGCTCACCGTGGATCCCAGCGACGGCAAGGTCCTGGGGCGGACGGCCGCCCCGGGAAGCACCGCTTCGACACAACCGGGGTTCTTCAAAACGCCTGACAGCCAACTGCGAGAAACGCCCCGCGCCGCGGATCCGGGCGTGGCGTGGCGGCTACGCGAAACGGGCGACGGGGGTCTCGTCATGATCCACCAGGAGGCCAGCAACGGCCCCCTCAGCCTCACGCCGGGCGGCTACGGCGGCGGGGTGTGCGGTGGGGCCATCGCAGCTGCCATCACCACGGTGGACAAAGACGGAGCTGTGCACACCTCGGGTCAGGTCATGTTCGGGACCCTCCCCGTGGACGTGGCGGTCTCGCCCGGCGGACATCAGGTGGCCATGGTCTTCGCGGGCAACGGGGGGAAAATGGCGCGCGAGACGTCCGTGATGCGCACCGACGTCGACCTCCTCGTTGGCGACTGCGTGCCCCCCGGCGCACCCGACCTTCCTTTGGACCCGGCAGACACCGCCCCCGATGGACAAGGCGGCAGTGGCGGACAGGGCGGGGGTGGCGGACAAGGCGGCGGTGGCGACGTCACACTGCCCGCGCCCGATCCGGTCGAGGCCGTGGCGAACAAGCACCCCGTGGCCGTGGCCTTCGACCAGGAGGGGCGTTTGGTCGTGCAGTCGCGCGAGCCCGCGGTGCTCACGATCCTTGGGCCGAATGGCGGCGACATCTCTTTATCGAAGGAGTCCCGCGCCGATAGTGGCGTTGAGGTGTTTCACATGGCCACGAATGCGGGCTTGGCCTGCGCCAGCTGCCACCCCGAGGGCGGCGACGACGGGCGCGTGTGGGCCTTCGAGACGCTGGGCATGCGGCGCACGCAAACGCTGCGGGTGGGCCAGATCTCCCAAACGGCGCCCTTTCACTGGGACGGCGACATGAAGGACCTCAGCACGCTGATGCATGAAGTGTTCAACGGGCGCATGCAAGGCCCCTCCCTCGACACGCCTCACGTGAACGCGCTCGCCCGCTTCATGGACAAACTGGCGCCGGTTGCGGCAAGCCACCCCGCGGACCTGGCTGCCGTGGAACGCGGCCGCCTGCTCTTCAACGATGCCAAGGTGGGCTGCGCCACCTGTCACGGCGGTGATCGGCTCTCGAACAACCAGACCTTCGACGTGGGCACGGGTCGCGCGGTCCAGGTCCCGTCCCTCAGGGGCATCGCCGAGCACGCGCCGTTCATGCACACCGGCTGTGCAAAGACGCTCCGGGAGCGCTTCGATCCTTCCTGTGGCGGCGGAGACAAGCACGGTATCACGTCGCACCTTTCGGCGACCCAGCTCGACGACCTGGTTTCCTTCATGGAAACCCTGTAG
- a CDS encoding endonuclease VIII, which yields MPELPDLVYVERQLRDQVQGAVVQSVAVGDPTPLRIMTSGSFSTQLEGKRLETIDRRGHFLRFGFSQDLVMVVNAMLVGRYTLGPGPAAKPPKSLVFALRFEGGQELRYLDAKRMGKVYLTLCADEASIPGYGELGMEVLSEDFTRERFSSLVKGRREQVRTFLMDKRTLASIGNAYADEILFAAGLHPKTFCYQLSDEDRFRLYDSIRATLVHAINHIAQVGPDVSEKLRDFLKVRGRSGQPCEVCGTTLRSVRVGPADADFCPRCQPARRALFIDWSRTS from the coding sequence GTGCCTGAACTTCCTGACCTCGTATACGTAGAACGCCAGCTGCGCGATCAGGTGCAGGGGGCCGTGGTGCAGTCCGTGGCGGTGGGAGATCCGACGCCGCTTCGCATTATGACATCAGGCAGTTTTTCAACGCAGCTCGAGGGCAAGCGCCTCGAAACAATCGATAGGCGAGGTCACTTTCTTCGCTTTGGCTTCTCCCAAGACCTGGTTATGGTGGTGAACGCGATGCTGGTGGGCCGCTACACGCTGGGGCCCGGACCCGCGGCCAAGCCGCCGAAGAGCCTGGTGTTCGCCCTGCGCTTCGAGGGCGGGCAGGAGCTCCGCTATCTCGACGCCAAGCGCATGGGCAAGGTGTACTTGACCCTCTGCGCCGACGAAGCCTCGATCCCCGGCTACGGGGAGCTGGGAATGGAGGTGCTTTCGGAGGATTTCACGCGCGAGCGCTTCTCGAGCTTGGTGAAGGGCCGAAGGGAGCAAGTGCGCACCTTCCTCATGGACAAGCGCACCTTGGCCTCGATCGGCAATGCGTACGCGGACGAGATCCTCTTTGCGGCCGGTCTTCACCCCAAGACCTTCTGCTACCAGCTGAGCGACGAGGATCGTTTTCGGCTTTACGACAGCATCCGGGCCACGCTCGTACATGCCATCAATCACATCGCGCAGGTGGGGCCGGACGTGTCGGAGAAGCTCCGGGACTTTTTGAAGGTGCGCGGACGTTCCGGACAGCCCTGCGAGGTGTGCGGGACCACGCTTCGGTCGGTGCGGGTGGGCCCGGCAGACGCCGACTTCTGCCCACGCTGCCAGCCGGCCCGGCGCGCGCTGTTCATCGATTGGTCCCGCACGTCCTGA
- the proC gene encoding pyrroline-5-carboxylate reductase, translated as MLEGNKILGFIGCGTMGEAIMRGVLRAGALTPAQVQGADRYKKTADAVAERHGVRTTTDAEEVARLASVVVVAVKPQTMKDALDTEGMRKALAGKLVISVAAGVRVEQIAAWLPGIAIIRAMPNTPALIGEGMTALARGLGVTDAQIALAMEIFQACGRCVEIDEKNMDVVTALNGSGPAFVYLMLESLADGAVMMGMRRDVAFQMAAQMFQGSARMVLETGLHPAALKDQVTTPGGCTIAGLLTLEDGRIRSVLARAVEEATRVAGGLGNK; from the coding sequence ATGCTCGAAGGAAACAAGATTTTGGGGTTCATCGGCTGCGGCACCATGGGCGAAGCCATCATGCGTGGGGTTCTGCGGGCTGGGGCGCTGACCCCCGCGCAGGTGCAAGGCGCCGACCGCTACAAAAAGACCGCTGACGCCGTGGCGGAACGTCATGGCGTGCGGACCACCACCGACGCCGAAGAGGTGGCACGGCTCGCGTCGGTCGTGGTGGTGGCCGTGAAACCGCAAACGATGAAGGACGCGCTCGACACGGAGGGCATGCGCAAGGCGCTCGCCGGCAAGCTGGTCATCAGCGTGGCGGCGGGCGTGCGGGTCGAGCAAATCGCTGCGTGGCTTCCGGGCATCGCGATCATCCGGGCCATGCCGAACACCCCGGCGTTGATTGGGGAGGGCATGACGGCGCTGGCGCGGGGCTTGGGGGTCACCGACGCGCAGATCGCTCTCGCCATGGAGATCTTCCAGGCGTGCGGACGCTGCGTGGAGATCGACGAAAAGAACATGGACGTGGTGACCGCGCTCAACGGCAGCGGGCCTGCCTTCGTGTACCTGATGCTGGAATCGCTGGCCGATGGGGCCGTGATGATGGGGATGCGGCGCGACGTTGCCTTCCAGATGGCGGCGCAGATGTTCCAGGGCTCGGCGCGCATGGTGCTCGAAACGGGCCTGCACCCGGCGGCCTTGAAGGACCAGGTCACCACGCCGGGCGGTTGCACGATCGCGGGGCTGTTGACGCTGGAAGATGGCCGCATCCGCAGCGTGCTCGCGCGGGCCGTGGAGGAAGCCACGCGGGTAGCCGGCGGACTCGGTAACAAATAG
- a CDS encoding RNA-binding protein, protein MTSGVAPRPPRSERGPTKLFVGGLNWDTNEAGLTEAFSRFGPLVEATVIVDRHTGSSRGFGFVTFEAPSAAAEAIREMDGAELDGRILKVNPADRG, encoded by the coding sequence ATGACCTCGGGCGTCGCGCCCCGGCCTCCACGCAGCGAACGGGGTCCGACGAAACTCTTCGTGGGTGGTCTCAACTGGGACACCAACGAAGCCGGCCTGACCGAAGCGTTCTCCCGTTTTGGTCCGCTGGTGGAAGCCACGGTGATCGTGGACCGCCACACCGGAAGCTCCCGGGGCTTTGGCTTCGTGACCTTCGAGGCCCCGAGCGCCGCCGCCGAGGCCATCCGAGAGATGGACGGCGCCGAGCTCGACGGGCGCATCTTGAAGGTCAACCCCGCCGACCGCGGCTAA